A single region of the Ferrimicrobium acidiphilum DSM 19497 genome encodes:
- a CDS encoding DUF1778 domain-containing protein gives MSTTSRRRSRRMDLRTTPEERHLIDRAVEACSTDLTDFVISHACEAAQRVLADRDNFALDTAALEEWSRMNARPARDLPGVRQVLQRPSPFIE, from the coding sequence TAGCAGGAGGATGGACCTTCGGACTACTCCAGAGGAGAGGCATCTAATCGACCGCGCGGTCGAAGCATGCTCGACCGATCTTACTGACTTTGTCATTTCACACGCATGTGAGGCCGCCCAACGTGTGCTAGCCGATCGGGACAATTTTGCCCTTGACACCGCAGCACTTGAAGAGTGGAGCAGAATGAATGCTAGACCAGCAAGGGATCTCCCAGGTGTTCGCCAAGTCCTTCAGCGCCCGTCTCCCTTCATCGAGTGA